One genomic segment of Paenibacillus xylanexedens includes these proteins:
- a CDS encoding ankyrin repeat domain-containing protein, with product MVRTIHDAAQAGHTDEVIRFITQQGNRLNERDTLGRTPLLAAVHGNKIDTARMLVDAGADINLQDARLDNLLLYASAEGMYDMVELAITAGADTRLTNRFGGTALIPAADRGHVDIVELLLTRSDVDVNHINNLGWTALLEAVILGDGGPRHQQIVALLLQYGADPKIADRDGITPLAHASRHRYAEMERLLTQV from the coding sequence GTGGTTAGAACAATACATGATGCTGCTCAAGCGGGCCATACCGATGAGGTCATTCGATTTATCACACAACAGGGTAACCGGTTGAACGAACGGGATACATTGGGGCGGACACCTCTGCTGGCAGCGGTGCACGGTAACAAGATAGACACGGCAAGGATGCTAGTGGACGCCGGAGCGGACATTAATCTTCAGGATGCACGGTTGGACAACCTGCTGTTATACGCGAGTGCTGAGGGTATGTATGACATGGTCGAATTGGCAATTACAGCAGGTGCAGATACGAGGTTAACGAATCGTTTTGGCGGCACAGCCCTTATCCCAGCAGCGGATCGGGGCCATGTGGACATTGTGGAGCTTCTGCTGACACGCAGTGATGTGGATGTGAACCATATCAACAACCTGGGGTGGACAGCCTTGCTGGAAGCGGTCATTTTGGGAGATGGCGGGCCGCGTCACCAGCAGATTGTTGCCTTGCTTTTGCAATATGGTGCAGATCCAAAGATCGCGGATCGGGACGGGATTACACCGCTTGCACATGCAAGCCGGCATCGGTATGCCGAGATGGAACGACTATTAACCCAAGTCTGA
- a CDS encoding uracil/xanthine transporter — MNRHQEHFSQKNMKDVSSLILAGIQWFFFLFTNTVVVPLSIGHNFHLSPDAIAVSMQHAFILTGAVCILQAVFGHRYAIMDGPSGLWWGLTLSLTVSASSAGMSLERIGGGLAAGFLLAGLTMVILGWLGAAQVLQKLFTPMVKSAMLFLMTIQLTMNFFKGMIGYTEFGRFDLPVAALSVVIAFLVAWIQLKGRGKLGNYAILIGIVAGWIAYSLLFPGQHGGQPNQTTTGLTLFPWGAPRWEPGIVITAFFVGLVNMTNSITTLSTVEKLYRTETTSRQYRHSYALTGLFTMLSACVGVLPFGLFASSIGFLESTRILRRAALIIGAGMLCVIGLTPSVTAFFAQIPPSVGSAVLFVAYLQMFGTALRTLEGTTFNSKTIYRVALPVLTGVAVMNIPAEAFQTLPMYLIPIISNGLVIGVLVSLVLEKTVNWSKMEQPMTVSKAA; from the coding sequence ATGAACAGACATCAAGAGCATTTTTCACAAAAGAATATGAAGGACGTATCTTCACTGATTTTGGCAGGTATACAGTGGTTTTTCTTCCTGTTTACCAATACCGTTGTTGTTCCGCTATCCATTGGACATAATTTTCATCTGTCTCCTGATGCTATAGCTGTGTCGATGCAGCACGCATTCATACTTACCGGAGCAGTGTGTATTCTGCAAGCTGTATTTGGTCATCGATATGCGATTATGGATGGTCCGTCAGGATTATGGTGGGGATTGACGCTAAGTTTGACGGTATCTGCTTCATCGGCCGGTATGAGTCTGGAGCGTATTGGCGGTGGACTGGCTGCAGGTTTTCTGTTAGCGGGACTAACGATGGTGATTCTGGGTTGGCTGGGAGCAGCGCAAGTGCTGCAAAAGCTGTTCACACCTATGGTGAAGAGTGCGATGTTATTTCTAATGACGATTCAATTAACCATGAATTTTTTCAAAGGCATGATTGGATATACGGAGTTTGGTCGCTTCGATCTGCCTGTTGCCGCATTGTCCGTTGTCATTGCATTTTTGGTGGCATGGATTCAATTAAAGGGCAGGGGGAAGCTGGGGAACTACGCGATCCTGATTGGGATTGTGGCAGGCTGGATCGCTTATAGTCTATTGTTTCCTGGACAGCATGGCGGACAGCCGAATCAGACAACAACAGGCCTAACGCTGTTTCCATGGGGAGCACCCAGATGGGAACCGGGCATTGTCATTACTGCATTTTTCGTGGGGTTGGTGAATATGACGAATTCGATCACCACATTAAGCACAGTTGAGAAACTATACCGGACAGAAACAACAAGCCGTCAGTATAGGCATTCCTATGCACTAACGGGTCTGTTCACGATGTTGTCAGCCTGTGTAGGTGTGCTGCCCTTTGGTTTATTTGCATCATCGATCGGGTTCCTGGAGAGTACTCGCATTCTGCGTCGTGCTGCCTTGATTATTGGAGCGGGGATGTTATGTGTGATAGGTCTTACACCTTCAGTGACAGCATTTTTTGCACAAATACCACCAAGCGTCGGCAGTGCTGTTTTGTTCGTGGCTTATCTTCAGATGTTCGGCACGGCACTTAGAACGCTTGAAGGTACGACGTTTAATTCTAAAACGATCTATCGTGTAGCGCTGCCGGTCCTCACGGGAGTTGCTGTCATGAATATTCCTGCGGAGGCCTTTCAAACCTTGCCCATGTATCTTATTCCGATCATAAGCAACGGTCTCGTCATTGGGGTATTGGTCTCACTCGTTCTCGAAAAAACCGTGAACTGGTCCAAAATGGAACAACCAATGACAGTTAGTAAAGCAGCTTAA
- a CDS encoding DUF6386 family protein: protein MRGTFQMVTDTATMCLYDLAALKHRVEDTSDWWSIPADELAEVNAGHCLFLNLGADGVYEVEWSMQDVDADVDPERVAERGKVYHLQVPSGNVYLGAADDVSGGDLEPDESCEGVLFQLKPGNYACIISREASRIAIIMTPSIQGNNTLDELIRM from the coding sequence ATGAGAGGGACATTTCAAATGGTTACAGATACGGCAACAATGTGCTTGTATGATCTGGCTGCGTTAAAACATCGTGTCGAGGATACTTCGGACTGGTGGTCCATTCCGGCGGACGAGCTGGCTGAGGTGAATGCAGGCCATTGTCTGTTCCTTAACTTGGGTGCGGATGGAGTGTATGAGGTGGAATGGAGCATGCAGGATGTAGATGCAGATGTAGATCCAGAACGGGTAGCAGAACGTGGAAAAGTGTATCATTTGCAAGTTCCGTCGGGCAACGTCTATCTAGGAGCAGCAGATGATGTCAGTGGCGGTGATTTGGAGCCGGATGAGTCGTGTGAAGGGGTCTTGTTTCAGTTAAAGCCCGGAAACTATGCGTGTATCATATCCAGAGAAGCCAGTCGGATCGCGATTATCATGACACCAAGTATTCAGGGAAATAACACGCTGGATGAATTAATTCGGATGTAG
- a CDS encoding DUF4179 domain-containing protein: MTTNPEEKALLADAYQVKREKQQWNPADTTAAIQRGLAKARTKRSGRTVRIKWITAVLVTVLAAGWFLIGPLGNYGQQPATYTEPVTHWGVLEPFRGLLTSDMDRATITSTLNNGYVQLVDRTVTSGIYQFTVNAVMADENRITVLYTARTDASQEIYSIVNTKMTDAKTGYVLDNGNIGGMHFSNDKHTIYGRNTIERNRNKPLPEQVNLQFQLSSVVPDVVGNSEKGEKERKYKYSKKMNLSFALDPKFSIPKTEIINVNRTFTVGGHEVTLSEVELSPLMTRVRIVFEPEQEIDYKTKLSISEVVQPLEIVTTTKNGKQTKLSMVGGSGTEDGMMYSFSSNLLDHPESMVLKLRGKPDKVYDDLQEAKNDELEIKIK, from the coding sequence ATGACCACTAACCCGGAGGAGAAAGCACTTCTTGCAGACGCATATCAGGTGAAAAGAGAGAAACAGCAATGGAATCCGGCGGACACGACTGCGGCAATTCAACGTGGTCTCGCAAAGGCCAGAACAAAACGATCAGGTAGGACTGTTCGTATCAAATGGATCACGGCAGTGCTAGTCACGGTTCTGGCTGCGGGTTGGTTTCTTATAGGCCCGCTTGGAAACTATGGGCAACAACCGGCAACATATACTGAGCCTGTGACCCATTGGGGAGTACTTGAACCCTTTCGTGGCCTGCTAACTTCGGATATGGACCGTGCAACGATTACTTCAACGCTCAATAATGGTTATGTGCAACTCGTGGATCGGACGGTGACATCAGGAATATATCAGTTTACCGTGAACGCGGTTATGGCGGATGAGAACAGGATAACCGTATTGTATACCGCCAGAACGGATGCTTCGCAAGAGATTTATTCGATAGTCAATACCAAGATGACGGATGCAAAAACAGGTTATGTCCTTGATAACGGAAATATAGGAGGTATGCATTTTTCGAATGATAAACATACCATTTATGGCCGGAATACAATTGAGCGTAATCGAAATAAACCACTGCCTGAGCAAGTGAATCTTCAATTCCAGCTTTCTTCCGTTGTTCCAGATGTGGTGGGAAATTCAGAAAAAGGGGAAAAGGAACGAAAATATAAATATTCCAAAAAAATGAATCTTTCTTTTGCACTGGATCCCAAGTTCTCTATCCCCAAAACGGAAATCATCAACGTTAATCGGACCTTTACCGTTGGGGGTCATGAAGTTACGTTGTCCGAAGTGGAATTATCACCGCTTATGACTCGGGTTAGAATTGTTTTTGAGCCGGAGCAAGAGATCGATTACAAAACGAAGTTGTCGATCAGTGAAGTCGTTCAGCCTCTTGAGATTGTAACTACCACTAAAAACGGGAAACAGACCAAGTTATCCATGGTAGGCGGGAGCGGAACGGAAGACGGAATGATGTATTCTTTCAGTAGCAATCTGTTGGACCATCCGGAGTCCATGGTATTAAAACTTCGTGGTAAACCAGATAAGGTCTATGATGATTTGCAGGAAGCCAAGAATGATGAATTGGAAATCAAAATCAAATAA
- a CDS encoding sigma-70 family RNA polymerase sigma factor gives METKAEMNQRIYVQTEDETAFVQSIMEHQDTLISIAYSYLRNRQDALEAVQEMTCRAWIKRRTLNNEKAFKSWIIRILIYVCIDEQRRRKRATPLAKEDIEDSIPASWMISVDDNRIAMESLLQKVKPKYRHVLLLKYYNDMTLTDIASILGKPEGTIKTWQHKGLQQLRKLMRNRRDWHDH, from the coding sequence GTGGAAACAAAAGCAGAGATGAACCAGAGGATATATGTACAGACTGAAGACGAGACGGCATTTGTGCAATCCATTATGGAACATCAAGATACGCTCATTTCCATCGCCTACAGTTACCTGCGTAATCGGCAAGATGCGCTGGAAGCTGTGCAGGAGATGACGTGCCGGGCTTGGATCAAACGTCGTACGCTGAATAATGAGAAGGCGTTCAAGTCGTGGATCATTCGGATTCTCATCTATGTCTGCATCGATGAACAGAGGCGCCGCAAGCGGGCGACACCTCTGGCGAAGGAGGATATAGAGGACAGCATTCCGGCGTCTTGGATGATTAGCGTTGATGATAATCGAATCGCTATGGAATCTCTTTTGCAAAAGGTGAAACCGAAATATCGCCATGTATTATTGCTGAAATATTATAACGACATGACACTGACGGATATTGCCTCCATCCTCGGCAAACCGGAAGGTACGATCAAGACCTGGCAGCACAAGGGACTCCAACAGTTGCGCAAGTTGATGAGGAATAGGAGGGATTGGCATGACCACTAA
- a CDS encoding beta-galactosidase has protein sequence MTIKIGIDYYPEQWTPELWEKDAVLMRETGVAVVRMAEFAWSRMEPNEGNYQFEWLDAAIEVFASRGMEIVLCTPTNTPPNWMTTRYPDVLPMDEQRHIIRPGVRGHRCNNSPSLRMLGSKFVEAISQRYGKHPAVIGWQIDNEMHYQECHCDTCNRAFVAWLQKRYSNLEELNREWGTVVWSGEYSSWAEVTTPLGPSKPMNPSYLLEYKRFCSDSVGYLLGWQLEILRRNCPGQFVTHNMWQYPNSLDYYDMHNELDFVSVDYYPNELYRDYGDRFPRNGALTLDLVRGIKRRNFWVMEQLSGAQGAWMPIQRTPYPGLIRARSWQTIARGADMVVHFRWRSATVGAEQFWHGLIDHSNVPGRRFREFAELTREVNRLGEMLADSTIVTQVAILHSHDQHTALSLQPQAEGGMHYIDNLSSMHNAFLKMGVGTDVINWTEELDGYKLVIVPSLFLLSEEIAQRLERFAAKGGTVVLTNRTGVKNMRNVCEMLPLPGLLAEAAGVVVSEYDAIGNSEHRIRNAEGKTFAAKQWCDLLELRGAEPIAWYDNDFYEGVPAVTVNKFGEGEVYYVGTWPEPSYFYQLFEGILKEKELAPKIQLPEGVELSIRTKGEQNFLFLINLTNEQREITLDVPFRSLLTSERLDQKLTLPAMGVDIITV, from the coding sequence ATGACAATTAAGATCGGAATTGATTATTATCCAGAGCAATGGACCCCGGAGTTATGGGAGAAAGATGCTGTACTTATGCGAGAGACGGGGGTTGCTGTTGTGCGAATGGCGGAGTTCGCCTGGAGCCGAATGGAACCGAATGAGGGTAATTATCAGTTTGAATGGCTGGATGCGGCTATAGAAGTATTCGCTTCGCGCGGCATGGAAATTGTGTTGTGCACCCCAACCAATACCCCGCCAAACTGGATGACAACACGTTATCCGGATGTGCTGCCCATGGATGAACAACGCCACATCATTCGGCCAGGTGTGCGTGGACATCGTTGCAACAACAGCCCTTCCTTGAGAATGCTGGGCTCCAAATTTGTGGAAGCGATATCACAGCGCTATGGTAAGCATCCCGCCGTCATTGGCTGGCAAATCGATAACGAGATGCACTACCAGGAGTGCCATTGTGATACATGTAATCGTGCATTTGTCGCTTGGCTGCAAAAGCGTTATTCCAATCTGGAGGAATTGAACCGGGAGTGGGGTACGGTCGTCTGGAGTGGTGAGTACAGCAGCTGGGCTGAGGTAACAACACCACTCGGACCCAGCAAACCAATGAATCCTTCCTATCTTCTGGAGTACAAACGATTTTGTTCTGACAGCGTAGGCTATCTGCTGGGATGGCAGCTTGAGATTTTACGCCGTAACTGTCCAGGCCAATTTGTGACGCATAACATGTGGCAGTATCCGAATAGTCTGGACTATTATGATATGCACAACGAATTGGACTTCGTCTCTGTTGATTATTATCCAAATGAGCTGTATCGCGATTATGGCGATCGGTTTCCGAGGAACGGAGCGCTTACGCTGGACTTGGTTCGCGGCATCAAACGCCGCAATTTCTGGGTAATGGAACAGCTCAGCGGAGCACAGGGTGCCTGGATGCCGATTCAGCGCACCCCGTATCCTGGACTGATCCGAGCTCGCTCCTGGCAGACAATCGCTCGCGGTGCGGATATGGTCGTCCATTTCCGGTGGCGGAGTGCTACCGTCGGAGCGGAACAGTTCTGGCATGGGCTAATCGACCACAGCAATGTTCCTGGACGCAGGTTCAGGGAGTTTGCTGAGCTTACTCGCGAGGTGAACCGGTTAGGAGAAATGCTCGCCGACTCAACCATTGTTACCCAGGTTGCGATTCTGCATTCGCATGATCAGCATACGGCACTTTCCCTTCAGCCACAGGCGGAAGGAGGAATGCACTATATAGACAACTTGTCCTCTATGCATAATGCATTTCTGAAAATGGGTGTTGGTACAGACGTTATCAATTGGACCGAGGAGCTCGATGGGTACAAGCTGGTCATTGTCCCTTCTCTCTTCCTGTTAAGTGAAGAAATAGCACAGCGACTGGAGCGATTCGCAGCTAAAGGGGGGACGGTTGTCCTCACAAATCGGACCGGTGTGAAGAACATGAGGAATGTATGTGAGATGCTGCCTCTGCCGGGGCTACTGGCCGAAGCCGCGGGTGTTGTCGTAAGTGAATATGATGCCATCGGCAACAGTGAGCATCGGATACGGAACGCGGAGGGCAAGACATTCGCTGCGAAGCAATGGTGTGATCTACTGGAACTGCGAGGCGCAGAGCCGATCGCCTGGTATGACAACGACTTTTACGAGGGTGTACCGGCGGTTACTGTCAATAAGTTTGGTGAAGGTGAAGTGTATTATGTTGGCACTTGGCCGGAGCCATCGTATTTCTATCAGTTGTTTGAAGGCATATTGAAGGAAAAGGAATTGGCGCCCAAAATCCAGCTGCCGGAAGGTGTTGAGCTGTCGATTCGAACGAAGGGGGAGCAAAACTTCCTCTTCCTGATCAATTTGACGAATGAGCAACGAGAGATTACGCTGGACGTTCCTTTTCGCAGCTTGTTGACCAGCGAGAGGTTGGATCAGAAGTTGACTCTTCCAGCTATGGGAGTAGATATTATAACTGTATAA
- a CDS encoding AraC family transcriptional regulator, whose amino-acid sequence MPHPNRNFPVLSARDKLLPFYLLGIGLHHEQEHIRRDQGIEDYQWIQCRSGVGKLKLSETEHIVKPGMGMLLFPGQKHEYYALSDSWEVDWIIFDGNGSANLFETVGIVDTCVYTLVQPEYLLSRMRELLQAALTPQEQTLSNYACSAILYTLLTEIIQRVSVQGSDTVGQQYERLKPVLDYIEQHYAEEITLPTLAGLICVTPEYFCHLFKKTTGLRPISYVNQVRVNKSKELLLDNVQRGMEDIARQVGFESTSYYGAIFKKLERLTPGDFRRSYQKS is encoded by the coding sequence ATGCCGCATCCCAATCGTAATTTTCCGGTATTATCTGCCCGAGACAAGCTGCTCCCTTTTTATTTACTTGGCATTGGCCTGCATCATGAACAGGAGCATATCCGCCGAGACCAAGGCATTGAGGATTATCAGTGGATACAATGCCGCAGCGGTGTGGGTAAGCTCAAGCTAAGTGAAACGGAACATATCGTCAAGCCAGGTATGGGCATGCTGTTATTCCCTGGACAGAAGCATGAATACTATGCGCTATCCGACAGTTGGGAAGTCGACTGGATCATTTTCGATGGCAACGGGTCAGCAAACTTGTTTGAAACCGTGGGCATTGTCGACACATGCGTATACACGCTTGTACAGCCTGAATACCTTCTATCCCGGATGCGGGAGTTGCTGCAAGCTGCCTTAACACCACAAGAGCAGACATTAAGCAATTACGCCTGCTCCGCCATTCTCTATACCTTATTGACAGAGATTATTCAACGCGTATCTGTGCAGGGCAGCGATACCGTCGGGCAGCAGTATGAGCGATTAAAGCCGGTTCTGGACTATATTGAACAGCATTATGCTGAAGAGATTACTTTGCCAACGCTGGCTGGATTGATCTGTGTCACACCAGAATATTTCTGTCATTTGTTCAAGAAGACGACAGGTCTTCGTCCCATCAGCTATGTTAATCAGGTAAGAGTCAACAAGAGCAAGGAACTGCTGCTCGACAATGTGCAGCGCGGGATGGAGGATATTGCTCGTCAAGTCGGCTTCGAATCGACCAGCTACTATGGAGCCATCTTCAAGAAGCTGGAACGACTTACACCCGGTGATTTCCGCCGCAGCTATCAGAAGTCGTAA
- a CDS encoding LysR family transcriptional regulator — MDIKQCRYFIAIAEEKQITAAARRLHMAQPPLSQQLKLMEEELGVILFERKGRMMELTQAGRSFYDYAVTLTKYMEEAVMEMQSFRHGIRGKLAIGINTISDRLIPQALQQFRTTHPQVTYKIQQNESAQLCRLLEDGKVELACVRMPVQTERYEVLHLPQEPLFYISSTPLDSPTELGLGAEMGTYFEQLTGIPLLLPSTEGLGMFELILDKFREHLVTPSIMGECSDINMLLELVRLGFASSIVPHTVLQLYHEHPFHVYRIQDQHSTVGSALVWLQNRYLSKPAQHFVQLVQGMLPV, encoded by the coding sequence TTGGATATCAAACAGTGTCGCTATTTCATTGCCATTGCTGAGGAGAAACAGATTACAGCAGCAGCCCGAAGACTTCACATGGCTCAGCCACCCTTAAGCCAGCAGCTTAAGTTAATGGAGGAAGAGCTTGGCGTAATTTTGTTTGAACGCAAAGGGCGTATGATGGAACTAACGCAGGCGGGTCGCAGCTTCTATGATTATGCGGTTACCTTGACCAAATATATGGAGGAAGCTGTAATGGAGATGCAAAGTTTCCGTCACGGCATACGGGGCAAACTCGCCATCGGCATCAATACCATATCGGATCGCCTGATCCCGCAAGCACTGCAACAGTTTCGCACCACCCACCCACAGGTTACCTATAAAATTCAACAAAATGAATCTGCGCAATTATGCCGATTGCTGGAAGATGGCAAAGTTGAACTAGCCTGTGTACGCATGCCTGTCCAGACTGAACGTTATGAGGTGCTGCATCTGCCACAGGAGCCCCTTTTCTATATTTCTTCAACACCCCTGGATAGCCCGACGGAATTGGGATTAGGAGCGGAAATGGGGACTTATTTTGAGCAGCTTACAGGAATCCCTCTACTGCTTCCAAGTACAGAAGGACTTGGTATGTTCGAGTTAATTTTGGACAAGTTCCGGGAGCACCTGGTTACCCCCTCCATCATGGGCGAATGCTCGGACATTAATATGTTGCTGGAGCTGGTCCGACTCGGCTTCGCCAGTTCCATTGTGCCTCACACGGTACTACAGCTATATCACGAGCACCCATTCCACGTATATCGCATCCAGGATCAGCATTCCACGGTTGGCTCGGCGCTGGTGTGGCTGCAGAACCGCTATCTGTCCAAGCCTGCACAACACTTTGTGCAACTGGTGCAGGGTATGCTTCCCGTGTAA
- a CDS encoding PilZ domain-containing protein, which produces MSINNRKEPFRYTLKEPIHFEIYILSINGVNAPAKPIQAELCDISRSGCQLSFPLSLPVENNDIRIGMNMLLFEDPLYMEGTLRWGQEKNTSWHYGVQLEMQDGNQDRLSREMRMLAGQGKIIVK; this is translated from the coding sequence ATGTCAATTAACAATAGAAAAGAACCCTTTCGCTACACATTGAAGGAACCGATCCACTTTGAGATCTATATTCTCAGCATCAACGGGGTTAACGCACCAGCCAAACCCATTCAGGCCGAACTCTGCGATATCAGTCGATCTGGCTGTCAGCTGTCATTTCCGCTGTCCCTGCCTGTCGAGAATAACGATATTCGGATTGGAATGAATATGCTGCTTTTTGAAGACCCTCTATATATGGAAGGCACTCTCCGCTGGGGTCAAGAAAAAAATACCTCATGGCACTATGGGGTTCAACTCGAAATGCAGGATGGGAACCAGGACCGTCTCTCTAGAGAGATGCGAATGCTTGCAGGACAAGGTAAAATCATCGTGAAATAG
- a CDS encoding SMI1/KNR4 family protein, producing MYTVQLERMREKLSTLRSLDPDLDLFGAENHEYEMEPVWTQEDITQFEQKWRIELPEEYKAWLLHMGTGGAGPYYGLENPDDGVYAVLGYDDELNAISDPFQFTESWNWNYDWFEDSKEEEEWEALEHEYLDPKWSAGMLRISDFGCGISMNLIVKGASYGEIWVDDRANRNGIYPDQYWGNTNRLHFLDWYELWLDRSIHQMHEQKQRSGANEV from the coding sequence ATGTACACTGTACAACTGGAGCGGATGCGTGAAAAGTTGAGCACTCTCCGAAGTCTGGACCCGGATCTGGACCTGTTTGGCGCAGAAAACCATGAATATGAAATGGAGCCTGTGTGGACGCAGGAGGATATCACGCAATTTGAACAGAAATGGCGAATTGAGTTGCCGGAGGAGTATAAGGCATGGCTTCTTCATATGGGAACGGGTGGTGCAGGACCTTATTATGGTCTGGAAAACCCGGATGACGGCGTATACGCTGTGCTTGGTTATGATGATGAGCTGAATGCAATCTCGGACCCTTTTCAATTCACAGAATCATGGAACTGGAACTATGACTGGTTCGAAGACAGCAAGGAAGAAGAGGAATGGGAAGCGTTGGAACATGAATATCTTGATCCAAAATGGTCGGCAGGCATGCTGCGCATCAGTGATTTTGGTTGTGGCATCTCCATGAATCTGATTGTTAAGGGAGCCTCCTACGGAGAGATCTGGGTTGATGACCGGGCTAACCGCAATGGAATCTATCCTGATCAGTATTGGGGCAATACGAATCGATTACATTTTCTGGACTGGTATGAGTTATGGTTGGATCGTTCAATCCATCAAATGCATGAACAAAAGCAACGATCTGGAGCGAACGAAGTCTGA